One window from the genome of Asterias amurensis chromosome 12, ASM3211899v1 encodes:
- the LOC139945304 gene encoding uncharacterized protein — protein sequence MHVSSVVFFVQSVVFHFLLDEVAEFSRRKGVLRPHFGVDFQLSSSKMNATTLYVSTCRYILQAEHNDPNTWGDLYRRLPYLRQSLSCCVCAGLLSDPMGPGNSTCQHFVCRNCLGGKMLLKPSCSWCKDYSLFTEVKQLQILLSCYKKLCEYIADTPIARNLVGANGGTNSHSSGLSILQEGMAINDSHYERSRSQDISGFNIVEYLAKASMNSTPAASNNAMQNGHLEGGSVVITNPEVTGEVRRVVNHTARTDAVNGTEAEPYTVEGGGLDEYSVTITPNSDNKSSPKIKIKRKKRLELGHHSQSKPIHPGLNIAKVKRKYQRRSKTRLLASSTSSSRLPTSNGVLDLNALSNTPKKLIISGHRAKLLKAGRKLEIKEGCRCGTGGKFPGLNTCQGHRCPCFVSEIACLKCRCKGCKNPLKASPSEQSSDY from the coding sequence ATGCATGTCAGCAGTGTAGTATTTTTTGTGCAGAGTGTAGTTTTTCATTTTCTCCTGGATGAAGTGGCAGAGTTCTCGCGCCGAAAGGGGGTCCTACGGCCACATTTTGGAGTTGATTTTCAGCTATCCAGTAGCAAAATGAACGCTACAACATTGTACGTGTCTACGTGCCGGTATATTCTCCAGGCTGAACATAACGACCCAAACACTTGGGGTGATTTGTACCGTCGACTGCCCTACCTACGCCAGTCACTTTCCTGCTGTGTGTGCGCTGGGCTTTTGAGCGACCCTATGGGACCAGGTAACTCAACTTGCCAACACTTTGTCTGTCGCAACTGCCTAGGCGGCAAAATGCTCCTAAAACCTTCATGTAGCTGGTGTAAAGATTATAGTCTCTTCACTGAGGTGAAACAGTTGCAAATCCTGCTTTCGTGTTACAAGAAATTATGCGAGTACATCGCGGATACGCCGATAGCACGGAACCTGGTCGGTGCAAATGGAGGGACGAACAGTCACAGCTCCGGACTATCGATTTTGCAGGAGGGAATGGCCATAAATGATAGCCATTATGAACGCAGTAGGTCTCAGGATATCTCAGGGTTTAACATTGTGGAGTATCTGGCCAAAGCCAGTATGAATTCGACCCCAGCAGCGAGTAATAACGCCATGCAGAACGGTCATCTTGAAGGGGGCAGTGTGGTCATCACCAACCCGGAAGTTACGGGGGAGGTGCGCCGTGTTGTGAACCACACCGCTAGAACGGATGCTGTGAACGGTACCGAAGCTGAGCCTTATACAGTGGAAGGTGGTGGCTTGGATGAATATTCAGTGACCATAACTCCAAACTCGGATAATAAATCCTCCCCAAAGATCAAGATTAAACGGAAGAAAAGACTTGAGTTGGGTCACCATTCACAGAGTAAACCTATCCATCCTGGGTTGAATATTGCTAAAGTCAAACGAAAATACCAGAGGAGGTCGAAAACCCGCCTGCTAGCATCCTCCACAAGTTCATCTCGATTGCCGACCTCAAATGGGGTTTTAGACCTTAATGCCTTGTCCAACACACCCAAGAAACTCATCATCTCGGGTCATCGAGCGAAGCTTTTAAAGGCGGGGCGCAAGCTTGAAATCAAGGAGGGGTGTAGATGTGGCACAGGGGGGAAGTTCCCTGGACTCAACACATGTCAGGGGCATAGATGTCCTTGCTTCGTGTCCGAAATTGCTTGTTTGAAATGTCGCTGTAAAGGATGCAAGAACCCGTTAAAGGCGTCACCAAGTGAGCAGTCTTCGGATTATTAA